In one Lycium barbarum isolate Lr01 chromosome 7, ASM1917538v2, whole genome shotgun sequence genomic region, the following are encoded:
- the LOC132601736 gene encoding uncharacterized protein LOC132601736: MGGVEFEGTTDPAEAEQWLERMERVFDQLECSNVAKFKDVVSLLQKDAYNWWMIVPNAKARPPVLTWNDFVDAFRMKYVPPFYCDAKKKEFLDLQHRNMSIAEYQQKFLKLSRYAAGIISDEKNKCRRFEYGLNDSIRKSVAVLQHDNFGKLVSAALARIDKEKASRNENKSKKANSDYGGPSKKGKFYHYRPGSVHKSAQNKQSRSNFSSASIPSHGQGKTRVPTCPQCGKNHKVLGGKILESTTTPSQRNRGARSRNTEAVGSSGANQASGSRATARFYSMR, translated from the exons ATGGGTGGAGTTGAGTTTGAAGGCACTACTGATCCTGCGGAAGCTGAACAATGGCTTGAGCGCATGGAGAGAGTCTTTGATCAATTAGAGTGCTCCAATGTTGCCAAATTCAAGGATGTTGTCTCTCTTTTACAAAAAGATGCCTATAATTGGTGGATGATCGTGCCTAATGCAAAAGCAAGACCTCCAGTTCTTACTTGGAATGACTTTGTGGATGCATTCCGTATGAAATATGTCCCTCCTTTCTATTGTGATGCAAAGAAGAAGGAGTTTCTGGATCTACAGCACAGGAATATGTCTATTGCAGAGTATCAACAAAAGTTTCTCAAGCTTTCTCGTTATGCTGCAGGTATTATCTCTGATGAAAAAAATAAATGCAGGAGATTTGAATATGGGTTGAATGACTCCATCCGAAAATCTGTGGCGGTCCTACAACATGATAATTTTGGCAAACTAGTTTCAGCTGCTCTTGCAAGAATCGACAAGGAAAAAGCTAGTAGAAATGAGAACAAGTCCAAAAAGGCTAATTCAGATTATGGAGGTCCATCTAAAAAGGGGAAGTTTTATCATTATAGGCCTGGTAGTGTTCACAAGTCAGCTCAAAATAAGCAAAGTAGATCAAATTTTTCTTCTGCTAGCATTCCAAGTCATGGCCAAGGCAAGACTCGTGTACCCACTTGTCCTCAATGTGGGAAGAATCACAAAGTGCTTGGAGGAAAGATTCTG GAATCTACTACTACTCCTTCTCAAAGGAACAGAGGTGCAAGATCTAGAAACACTGAAGCAGTGGGTTCAAGTGGAGCTAATCAGGCTAGTGGGTCAAGAGCTACTGCACGATTTTATTCCATGAGATAG